The nucleotide sequence TTTCACCACCACTTGACAGAGAccatttactccatcttaccaccactcagcagagaccagtttactccatctcaccacgactcaacagagactagtttactccatcataCCACTGcacagcagataccagtttactccatctcaccaccaatcAGCAAATAcctgtttactccatctcacgaccaatcagcaaacactagtttactccatctcaccaccacacagccgaccagtttactccatcgcaccaccactcaagagacccagtctactctatcacaccaccaaccaacagataccagtttatgccatctcaccgccactcaacagggcagtttactccatctcaccagcagtcaacagagaacagattattccatctcaacaccacttatcaaagactagtttactccatctctccacctctcaatagagaccagtttatttCATCTCACCACCATACAGCAGAGAAGTTTACTCAATCTCACCGCCGCAtattagagaccagtttactccatctcactaccacttgacagagaccagtttattccatctcatcaccactcaatagagaccagtttactccatctcaccaccacacattaGAGACCAGCTTAGTCCATCTCACCACTACACAGCAGAGACCACTTTAGTCCACCTCACCACcacgcagcaaagactagtttactccatatcaccaccacttggcagagaccaatttactccatcacaccaccactcaataggtaccagtttactccattgcaccaccattcaacagagaccagttcactccatctcaccaccactcaaaagagaccagtttaccccatctcaccactaccaacCAGCAAAGACTAGCTTACTCCATCTGACCACTAGTctgcagacaccagtttactccatctcaccaccacacagtagagaccagtttactccatctcactaccagttagcagagaccagtttactccattacACCACCACTTGGAAGAGAccatttactccatcttaccaccactcggcagagaccagtttactccatctcaccacgagtCAACAGAGACTagcttactccatctcaccaccgcacagcagagaccagtttactttatctcaccaccactcagcaaaaACCAatatactccatctcaccacacctcagcaaagactagtttactttatatcacaaccacacagcagaccagtttactccatctcaccaccacacagcagaccagtttactccatctcaccaccacttgacagagaccagtttactttatctcaccaccacacagcagagaccattctacttcatctcaccaccactcagcaaagacatgtttactccatctcaccaccacacagtagaccagtttactccatcccaccacctcaaagcagagaccagtttactccatcgcaccaccactcaggagacccagtctactctatcacaccaccaaccaacagataccagtttacgccatctcaccgccaCTCAACAGATTAGTTTACTCCATTTTACCAgcagtcaacagagaacagcttattccatctcaccaccacttagcAAAGACCAATTTAATCCATTTCTTCACCACTCAAcaaagactagtttactttaTCTCCCAACCACACAGcataccagtttactccatctcaccaccacttgtcagagaccagtttactccgtctcaccaccactcagcagagaccagtttactccatctcaccaccactcagcagagaccagtttactccatctcaccaccagtcagcagagaccagtttactccatcccaccaccactcagcagagaccagtttactccatctcaccactacTCAACCCAGATGCACCAGGAGGGAAAAGTCAAGATTAGTAGGGAAATAGTAAAGCCATTGAGTGTTAACGGGTTTGATTAAAACTAATGCAGGTGTAGGACTAATTTACcgattaaacaacaacaacaacggccTCTACGGCATACTAGCAGACACACAGGAATGGAACGCAACGCTGAATAAACCACAGTCGTCACCTCCGTTTCAAGCCGGTTGCGTTTGGACTCAGTAGCCTGGTAACGGTAATAAGTGATCAGCGCGGCCATTTCCGGTTCATTTGCAGGTTTGAGTACATTATTGTTGTTTTCCCAGACGGTTTCAAAGCACACGCAAACAACATATAACAGATATGTTATTTGAGGTATTCGTGACAGTCCGTGTCCGTCTGCCGCCCCTTCCGCCGGGGCTCACGCGCACGCGGGCGGCGGGGCCGCGGCGCCGAAGACGTCTCGCGCGACGCAGCTCCCGTTAAAAAAAAGCGTCTCTTGGCAAACATGGCGGCAAGTTGGTACGAGAGCGACATGACTGTGCGAGCGTaaaacacgtatatatatatatatacgtatatatatacgtatatatatatgaatatatatatttatatatttatatatatatttacacacacacacacacacacacacacacacacacacacacacactcactcactcactcacacatacatacataagtaCATACGAGGTCCCGACCCATTCGCCGAGAAACGGGAACGACGTCGCCATGCTGGTGGACGTCCGAGCCGTCGTGCCCGCAGCACCGAGGCCGGGGGAAATGTAAATGCGTGCTAGAAGACGAGCGGAGGCTACGCAGAGGAGGCGAGCGGGGCGCAGCAGAGGCTAGAGGAGGCGCTAAGGGGCGAGACATGTTGCTAAAGCAGAGCATCTTCACCGGAGAGACGTGGAGAACACGGCCCATGGCTGCGACGCATCTTTTCTCCGCCGGCGCGGTATTTTAATGGGATTTGCCGATAGTCGCGGAGGTGAGCCAGGACGAGCCACATCCCGGCGTCTGAGAGGAGCGAAACGCAAAGTGGACCCATGTCAATGACTGTTGTGGCAGAGAAGCCCCCACGGTGGAGTCGGCCGGCGAAGCGCGTTCCCAAAATATGACCAGGGGAGCTCGGACGTGTTGGCAGCAAGATGACGGCTTCCAAATCTGGCTAGCACCCCGCGAGAACGAAAAGCCATTCACCGACTCAGAGAGGGCGCAGAGATGGCGACTGTCCTTGGCATCCCTCTTGTTCTTCACTATTCTCCTCTCTGATCACCTGTGGTTCTGCGCCGAGGCCAAACTGACCAGGACCCGCGACAAGTTTTCCTCTCCGGACATGGGCGTCTATACATCCAACCACCCATCACCCCGAACCCATTTAGCACACAGCAGCCTCAGAGGAAACGAAGATGCTATTTTTATAGGAAATTCTACCAATTTATGGCGAATTGAAACTTGCCAACAAGATAGTTTATCTAAAAACTGCTTCGCTTTTGGAGATGCCGACCATTTGTGCAAGGGCCTTTCCGAAAAGGAGGGGACTCGGTCTGTAAATATGAGTGATTTGTACCTTTCTTTTTGTAATTCCTATTCTCTATTGGATTTGTTTTATGGGTCGACACGTCCGGACGATTTGAACTGCAGCCTGGATGTGCTCAGCGACGGTGACATGACGAGATGCAGTCTGTGCATCCAGGCGTACCAGCGCTACGACCAGCACGCCCAGGAGAAATATGATGACTTTGAGCTCATGACTCAGAAATACGAGACGGATGCATATTCAGTGAGGACGTGCATGGAGCAGTGCAAGGTAGGCTGACGGGATCTTGTACCCATCTGTTGATTTGGGCCAGATAGATGCGGTTTAGTCctcctgtcaccatggagacggaTGACAGATTCAAGGAGACTCTGTGCTCGAGGCAAGGCCTCACGTTCATTCATCTCCAAATTTTATTTAGGCCCCAAACTGATGCTAATGTGGCCTTATGAGCCAAGCTACTGGCCCTCATTTTCATATGCGTTATTCAGAGCTCGTCTTGCAGGTGGTGAAGTTCCCTCTCTTTATCTTATGGTGTATTATTTGACATTGAAGGCCGACTGGCCTCCTTAGACTAGTAGGGCCTAATCAGGCTGCACCGTTATTGATACCTAGATGGGGTGGGCTGAGAAAGATTATAATATTGCTTATTGATAGGCTGAAAGGATCAACTTTGCAGCCTGATATTTATAAGCTAAGATTTTATTCGAGAGCATGTTGCAGTCACTACCATTTGCAAACAACTTTCGAGCCTCGTTCATACGTCATCCTGCCTTTCCTGTCGCAGTCACCCAGGTGTTGATCATTGCTCCCCTACTTCATATCGAGT is from Lampris incognitus isolate fLamInc1 chromosome 21, fLamInc1.hap2, whole genome shotgun sequence and encodes:
- the LOC130131707 gene encoding NALCN channel auxiliary factor 1-like yields the protein MTRGARTCWQQDDGFQIWLAPRENEKPFTDSERAQRWRLSLASLLFFTILLSDHLWFCAEAKLTRTRDKFSSPDMGVYTSNHPSPRTHLAHSSLRGNEDAIFIGNSTNLWRIETCQQDSLSKNCFAFGDADHLCKGLSEKEGTRSVNMSDLYLSFCNSYSLLDLFYGSTRPDDLNCSLDVLSDGDMTRCSLCIQAYQRYDQHAQEKYDDFELMTQKYETDAYSVRTCMEQCKMAYKPWLCAQYFPTTQRSCQKKMPCHQYCLEVQQSCPFILPDNDDLIHGGSPSFICTGLLGEHPPDNEAECCDVRWDSKMDSPSGGTLKRTATPCHPQGASVTDTAPPRLCNGRLKICLLALVLLHTVIIISVSHNSTFLGGATIFPPDESSSKED